TCAGGCAATCACATTTAACAAACCTAGTCAGGCACTAGACAAGCATGTCTTTTCATCTTGGAAGTTATTAAATTAGTATTAAAGACAGTGAcacgaagaaaaaaaaacctcttgGAATTAAACTGAGTCACAGTATCACACAGTGCAATTAGGATGAGTGGTAATACATTTCCTTAAACAATTTTTTAGGGATCCCTGAAGCTATATTCAAGATGTGTGCACTACCTGACCAATCAAAAACTAGAATGTTgaaaaagaacataaaacattaaaatacaagcACTCCGCTCTCACTAccatgcccccccaccccaagtcGTTCTCTcaatcccccaccccccagtaattaattaatcaatcacttgtggttatatataaaaataagttgaaaacaaaaaatcctaAATCCTAAATTGTTGAGTTGCTGCACAGAGCAGGGGGAAGCCAGTGactgctgcagtgtctcaagGGTGAGGAGTGGCCAACTAGGAGGTCTACGTGCCGCCCTGGGGGCCTTGAAACCGTGCAGGGGATGGGCGCCTCCAACTCTTCTTCCTATGCGATGACATCTGCTGAGGGCAGCTCCAATTGGCAGGAGGCCTGACAGGAAGAGATATAGGGGTACGGCCTTGCTGGGGCCGGTGAGCTGTAGAAGTGGGCCCCTGATGCGGGATGACATGAACCATCCGTTGATACTCTCCCGTGGCTTTCCTGGAGCGTTCCAACATCACCTCCACTGCAGGGCCGAATGTGAAGCCTGGAGTGATGGGTGCGTCAAGGAGGTGAGGCTTGTCCCTCTCAGGCACCCTGGTTTGGGTGAGCCAAAGTTGGCGTCTGGCTGCAACAAGGGCTGCCAGCGAGCGTCCAGACGCACGTGCAGAGAATTTCATTAGATCCACCACCGTGTCTGCCACTCCCGCAATCTCTCGCATTACCTCAGGTGTGGGAGCCTCCTTGTGCTTATCTGCCAGCTCCGCCACATACACCGCCAGCAGGCTAGATGTATTTTGAATGCGCAAAGCCTGCGCTTCTGCCGCATAGGACTTCTGCAGGAAAACTTCAGTACTCCTGCACTGGCGGTTTGGAAGGACAAAGTCTCTCTGTGTGGTGGAGACAGGAGGAGCAGAGACCAGCGCAGCAAAGGCAGGGTCCACCACTGGGAAAGAGGTCAGTCCATGTGTGTCAGCTCCCTGAAAACGAGCAAATTGCGCCGCCAGCTTGATCGTGGATGGCCCAGACGCAGGCTTGTCCCAAGAGGCCTGTACCTCCTTGAGGTAGTCAGGAAAAGCTGGAAGAAAGCGGGAGCGTTTGGCAGACTGAGTGTGGCGATGGAAAAGTGATCGCTCTGGTTCTGGGTCTTCTGGCCAAGGCACTCCAAGATACTGTGCTGCCCGGCCCACCCTGGACAAGAAGTCATCCGGTGGGGGCACCCCACCCCCTTCCACAGAGGACACAGGGGTGACCAAGCTTAGTATGGAGATGGGCTCCACTTTCACCTCAAGTGCATTAGGGGCACATTCACCACCTGACACCTCCAGAGAGACAGAATCTTGGTGCCGCTCAGAGAAGCATGTGCGAGAGCCAGAGTTCAAGCGCTCAATGCGCTGGGAACGGCCAGGCACTTCATGGGAGGCAGAGGGCAGAGAAGCAGGTGCTGCAGGAGGCCTGGAGCAGGAGGCTGTGGAAGACTCTGCTTCCTTGGGCAGCAGTAGAGAGGTCATCATCTCCTGCTGTTTGATTACAACTCCCATAAAATCTGCCATGTGGTCTTGGAGCATCATCAGCcgtttgtctgtgtgttgctccTGAAGGTGTGGGGGGGAAGCAGGAGGAGAGGCTGAAGGTGAACGGTGTCTGCGCTTGTGTGATCTGCTGAGGGAGTGCCCCGCTGATGATCCCTTGGAGGAAGCAGCAGCCGTCGCATGCGTAAGTGTCCCAGAAGGGTGCCCGCCCACCCCCGCTGATGTGGCTGTGCAGGAGCTGCTGGCCAAAGCAGGGTAGATGCCTCTGGCTCGCTTCAGTCTGTCCTTCAGCGTCCTTGTGCGAAACGCAGTGCAGATCTGGCAAGAGGACGGATTGCGCAGGGCCTCAGACGCGTGGCCAGGCCCTAAACATGACAGACAAAACTGGTGTGGATCCTGTGATGGCAGTTTGTTGGAGCAGCTGCCACAGCGGTGAAATCCTGCCGACTCCGATGAGGAGCGAGAGTCATGACCCACAGCAAGCGCCCGCAGTGCTGCCAGCACCTTAGCAGGTTCCATGGCAATGGGAGACTCTAGCCTCAAAGGCTGTAAATAAGAGTCCAGGTGCCGTCGGTTCAAAGGTTTTTTCCACCGACTGGAAGTAGAAATTGCTCTCAGTAAAACGGTGTCCACTTGAAGTAGTTCGTCGACGGAAAATCGACCAAATTCAACGCTGTCGACGTGGAGTTCGACCGAAAATGCTCCGTCGACGTGAGGAGATCTTCAGGACACAAAGGCGGGGGCACACGTCGACCGGCGCTCTCATTAGCGCAGACCCGAGGCCTCGGCACAAGGGTGGCAGCTAAAGTAGAGAAGCGTGCACAACACGAGCAgaaaaatttaataaaaatgaacagCAGCCGCACAAACAAAGTTGTACAAAAGCCAACACTGGCGCGCAAGACGTGGAGACTAGAGCTCTGCCACAATCCACAAACACACGCACGGCGTAGTCCCGAAGCCGGGGGCTGGCGTAC
This sequence is a window from Amia ocellicauda isolate fAmiCal2 chromosome 22, fAmiCal2.hap1, whole genome shotgun sequence. Protein-coding genes within it:
- the LOC136718009 gene encoding uncharacterized protein LOC136718009, which gives rise to MEPAKVLAALRALAVGHDSRSSSESAGFHRCGSCSNKLPSQDPHQFCLSCLGPGHASEALRNPSSCQICTAFRTRTLKDRLKRARGIYPALASSSCTATSAGVGGHPSGTLTHATAAASSKGSSAGHSLSRSHKRRHRSPSASPPASPPHLQEQHTDKRLMMLQDHMADFMGVVIKQQEMMTSLLLPKEAESSTASCSRPPAAPASLPSASHEVPGRSQRIERLNSGSRTCFSERHQDSVSLEVSGGECAPNALEVKVEPISILSLVTPVSSVEGGGVPPPDDFLSRVGRAAQYLGVPWPEDPEPERSLFHRHTQSAKRSRFLPAFPDYLKEVQASWDKPASGPSTIKLAAQFARFQGADTHGLTSFPVVDPAFAALVSAPPVSTTQRDFVLPNRQCRSTEVFLQKSYAAEAQALRIQNTSSLLAVYVAELADKHKEAPTPEVMREIAGVADTVVDLMKFSARASGRSLAALVAARRQLWLTQTRVPERDKPHLLDAPITPGFTFGPAVEVMLERSRKATGEYQRMVHVIPHQGPTSTAHRPQQGRTPISLPVRPPANWSCPQQMSSHRKKSWRRPSPARFQGPQGGT